Proteins found in one Paenibacillus sp. FSL R10-2782 genomic segment:
- a CDS encoding YggS family pyridoxal phosphate-dependent enzyme, protein MSLEERIKEVYARVEAACARSGRSCEEVNVIAVTKYVSAEAMASVLNNGLEHVGENRWQDAADKWSKLGDRGTWHFIGHLQTNKVKDVIGKFEFIHSLDRLSLAQELDKKAAALGLRIKAFVQVNISGEISKYGLSSEAVVPFLKQIRDLEHVDVIGLMTMAPHESDPENTRPVFRGLRELRDALNGQALTREPIVHLSMGMSNDFEVAVEEGATWLRLGSVLVGREEDFHWA, encoded by the coding sequence GTGTCTTTGGAGGAACGAATTAAAGAAGTGTACGCCCGTGTGGAAGCGGCATGTGCCCGCAGCGGACGTTCGTGCGAAGAAGTAAATGTGATTGCTGTCACGAAATATGTTTCGGCAGAGGCAATGGCATCCGTATTAAACAATGGCTTGGAGCATGTTGGCGAAAATCGTTGGCAGGATGCTGCGGATAAATGGAGCAAGTTGGGGGACCGGGGAACATGGCATTTTATCGGTCATCTGCAAACCAATAAGGTTAAAGATGTTATTGGAAAATTTGAATTTATACACTCGCTTGATCGGTTGTCGCTGGCTCAGGAATTGGACAAGAAGGCGGCTGCTCTTGGACTAAGGATTAAAGCCTTTGTGCAAGTTAATATTTCAGGGGAAATCTCGAAATATGGCCTTTCTTCTGAGGCGGTGGTACCTTTTCTGAAACAAATTCGCGATCTGGAGCATGTGGACGTGATCGGCTTGATGACAATGGCTCCCCATGAGTCAGACCCGGAGAATACCCGGCCTGTATTTCGGGGGCTACGTGAACTGCGTGATGCGTTAAATGGACAAGCTTTAACGAGAGAGCCTATTGTTCACCTGTCGATGGGCATGTCTAATGATTTTGAGGTGGCGGTTGAAGAAGGAGCGACCTGGTTACGACTTGGCTCTGTACTGGTCGGACGAGAGGAGGATTTCCATTGGGCGTAA
- the pgeF gene encoding peptidoglycan editing factor PgeF has protein sequence MEPFVVNTGATGVASTTDGTHPLPELLYIQSWEKQVRGLTAGFTGRHGGVSEVPYESLNCAFHVGDDPEKVIRNRQLIAARLGFVPEAWTCGEQVHGNHVAIVKAGDRGRGFVDRASAFQDTDGLLTDVPGILLTSFYADCVPLYFCDPVRRVIGLAHAGWKGTVAEIALKMVQTMQTEYGSQPSDLLGAIGPSIGSESYEVDEHVMSQIRVLEHDCPGNDKWEGTVYFPLGGGKTLLDLKQCNRHIMMKAGILPSRIECTTLCTSSRSDLFFSYRKEGGVTGRMASWIGLEER, from the coding sequence ATGGAACCGTTTGTAGTGAATACCGGGGCAACGGGTGTCGCGTCAACGACAGATGGCACGCATCCTTTGCCGGAGTTATTATATATTCAATCCTGGGAGAAACAGGTTCGCGGATTGACGGCAGGTTTTACCGGACGCCATGGCGGTGTCAGTGAAGTGCCTTACGAAAGTCTGAATTGTGCGTTTCATGTAGGGGATGACCCGGAGAAAGTTATTCGCAATCGACAGCTTATTGCGGCTCGGCTCGGCTTTGTGCCTGAAGCCTGGACCTGTGGAGAGCAGGTACACGGTAATCATGTTGCTATTGTAAAGGCTGGTGACCGCGGGCGCGGCTTTGTGGATCGTGCATCCGCTTTTCAGGATACAGATGGACTCTTGACTGATGTACCGGGCATTTTGCTGACATCCTTTTATGCGGATTGCGTGCCGTTATATTTTTGTGATCCGGTGCGACGTGTGATTGGGCTTGCGCATGCGGGCTGGAAAGGAACAGTTGCCGAGATTGCGCTGAAAATGGTGCAAACAATGCAGACCGAATATGGATCGCAGCCGTCCGATTTGCTTGGAGCCATTGGGCCATCCATTGGTTCTGAGTCATACGAGGTGGATGAGCATGTTATGAGCCAAATTCGGGTTTTGGAGCATGATTGCCCGGGTAATGATAAATGGGAAGGCACTGTCTATTTCCCGTTAGGTGGCGGAAAAACGCTCCTTGACTTGAAACAATGCAATCGACACATTATGATGAAAGCAGGAATATTGCCGAGCCGTATCGAATGTACTACCTTATGCACAAGTAGCCGAAGCGATTTGTTTTTTTCGTATCGCAAGGAAGGCGGCGTCACAGGGAGAATGGCGAGCTGGATTGGTCTGGAAGAGAGGTGA
- a CDS encoding YlmC/YmxH family sporulation protein codes for MRVSTPETSVRAMKISEFQTKDVINIVDGRRLGQISDLEIDVRQGKIEAIVVPGSSRFMGWFGGGSELVIPWRNIVKIGSDVVLVRLEGLHESQGDGEEKLYIERQERNDRRGF; via the coding sequence ATGCGTGTGAGTACGCCGGAAACGTCGGTAAGGGCCATGAAAATTTCCGAGTTTCAAACAAAGGATGTCATTAACATTGTAGATGGGCGACGATTGGGACAAATCAGTGATTTGGAGATTGATGTACGGCAGGGCAAAATAGAGGCCATTGTTGTCCCTGGCAGCAGCCGTTTTATGGGCTGGTTTGGTGGAGGAAGCGAACTGGTCATTCCCTGGCGCAACATTGTGAAAATTGGCTCGGATGTGGTGCTTGTACGATTGGAGGGACTGCATGAGTCGCAGGGTGATGGTGAGGAAAAATTATATATCGAACGTCAGGAACGAAATGATCGACGGGGATTTTGA
- the sigG gene encoding RNA polymerase sporulation sigma factor SigG — MTRNKVEICGVDTAKLPVLTNAEMRELFTSLQQNNERSAREKLVNGNLRLVLSVIQRFNNRGEFVDDLFQVGCIGLMKAIDNFDLSQNVKFSTYAVPMIIGEIRRYLRDNNPIRVSRSLRDIAYKALQVRDSLTNLNSREPTIFEISEALNVPKEDVVFALDAIQDPVSLFEPIYHDGGDPIYVMDQISDDRNKDVSWIEEIALREAMHRLGQREKMILSMRFYEGKTQMEVADEIGISQAQVSRLEKSAIQQMQKHVKS, encoded by the coding sequence ATGACCCGAAACAAAGTGGAAATTTGCGGTGTGGATACCGCTAAACTGCCAGTGCTAACCAATGCGGAAATGCGCGAGCTATTCACATCACTTCAGCAAAATAATGAACGATCCGCCAGAGAAAAATTGGTTAACGGTAATTTACGACTCGTCCTGAGTGTGATTCAGCGCTTTAACAATCGGGGAGAGTTTGTTGACGATTTGTTTCAGGTAGGATGCATCGGCCTGATGAAGGCGATTGATAATTTTGACCTTTCGCAAAACGTGAAGTTTTCCACTTATGCCGTGCCGATGATTATCGGTGAGATACGCCGGTATTTGCGGGACAACAATCCGATCCGTGTATCCCGATCGTTGCGAGATATTGCATATAAGGCGCTTCAGGTGCGGGATAGTCTGACAAATCTGAATTCGCGGGAACCGACGATTTTTGAAATTTCTGAGGCGCTGAACGTGCCTAAGGAAGATGTTGTATTCGCATTAGATGCGATTCAGGACCCGGTTTCGCTGTTCGAGCCGATATATCACGACGGGGGCGACCCAATCTATGTGATGGATCAGATCAGTGATGACAGAAATAAGGACGTCTCATGGATTGAGGAAATCGCTCTGCGGGAAGCGATGCATCGCCTGGGCCAGCGTGAAAAGATGATATTGTCCATGCGTTTTTATGAAGGAAAGACGCAAATGGAGGTTGCCGATGAAATCGGTATCTCTCAAGCCCAGGTTTCGAGATTAGAGAAGTCGGCTATACAGCAAATGCAAAAGCACGTGAAGTCTTAG
- the sigE gene encoding RNA polymerase sporulation sigma factor SigE gives MREQMKFKMKIRLTLQLQYYRILFLFGLKSEEIYYIGGSEALPPPLTRDEEEYLLGKLSSGDAAVRSMLIERNLRLVVYIARKFENTGINIEDLVSIGAIGLIKAVNTFDPEKKIKLATYASRCIENEILMYLRRNSKTRTEVSFDEPLNIDWDGNELLLSDVMGTENDTIYRNIEEQVDRKLLHKALEKLTDRERLIMELRFGLQDGEEKTQKDVADLLGISQSYISRLEKRIIKRLRKEFNKMV, from the coding sequence ATGCGGGAACAGATGAAATTCAAGATGAAGATTAGGTTGACTTTACAGCTGCAATATTATCGTATTTTATTTTTATTTGGGTTAAAAAGTGAAGAGATTTATTATATCGGCGGCAGCGAGGCGCTTCCCCCGCCGCTGACGAGGGATGAGGAAGAGTATTTACTTGGAAAATTATCTTCTGGAGATGCAGCAGTACGCTCCATGTTGATTGAACGAAATTTGCGGCTGGTAGTGTACATTGCGCGTAAGTTTGAAAACACAGGAATCAACATTGAGGATCTCGTATCCATAGGGGCGATCGGACTTATCAAGGCAGTTAACACCTTTGATCCCGAAAAAAAAATCAAGCTCGCTACCTATGCCTCCCGATGCATCGAAAATGAAATTTTAATGTATTTGCGTCGAAATAGTAAAACGAGAACAGAAGTTTCTTTTGACGAGCCTTTGAATATTGATTGGGATGGGAACGAGTTGCTGCTTTCCGATGTGATGGGAACGGAAAATGATACCATTTACCGCAATATTGAGGAGCAGGTGGACCGTAAATTATTGCATAAGGCGCTGGAAAAGCTGACGGATCGGGAACGTCTGATTATGGAGCTGCGTTTTGGCTTGCAGGACGGGGAAGAGAAGACGCAGAAGGATGTTGCTGACCTGTTAGGCATCTCGCAATCCTATATTTCGCGTCTGGAAAAACGTATTATAAAGCGCTTACGGAAAGAGTTCAACAAAATGGTATGA
- the spoIIGA gene encoding sigma-E processing peptidase SpoIIGA, whose product MVVYIDFIFLVNLFIDAALLMATAWMRKIRPVWWRLLASAVIGAMYVVMMFVPELSFLFTFLIKLALSVIMLLVAFGFGSMQKYLRTMGAFYMINFVAAGGILGMHYLLQSTGELFNGIWYTASGGMSFELKIAFWFILCTFGGVMLFFRIVQSSKHRAERMSGFLGEVQVWIGQDHIECTGLLDTGNQLHDPLTRTPVMVMEAALWDTYLPSSWLHKLSEGNVDQLVMELGDESFNWQDRVRLVPYRGINRNHSFMLALKPDRVEVLMNGARYVHHRVLIGLDGGKLSAEGKYRAIIHPDVTARAEGAAEPDQKQEPRF is encoded by the coding sequence TTGGTTGTTTACATCGACTTCATTTTTTTGGTCAATTTGTTCATTGATGCTGCACTGCTGATGGCTACCGCCTGGATGAGAAAAATTCGTCCGGTGTGGTGGCGGCTACTTGCTTCGGCTGTCATCGGTGCGATGTACGTGGTCATGATGTTTGTGCCGGAGTTGTCCTTTTTATTTACATTCCTGATTAAGCTGGCATTATCGGTCATTATGCTGTTGGTGGCTTTTGGATTTGGCAGCATGCAAAAGTACCTTCGTACGATGGGTGCTTTTTATATGATCAATTTTGTAGCAGCAGGAGGAATTCTGGGGATGCATTATTTACTCCAGAGTACGGGGGAATTGTTTAATGGCATCTGGTACACGGCTTCAGGTGGAATGTCCTTTGAGCTGAAAATTGCATTCTGGTTTATCTTATGCACATTTGGCGGAGTGATGCTTTTCTTTCGTATTGTGCAATCTTCAAAGCATCGCGCGGAAAGGATGAGTGGATTTCTGGGTGAGGTTCAGGTATGGATCGGACAGGATCATATTGAGTGTACAGGCTTGTTGGATACGGGGAACCAACTTCATGATCCTTTGACCCGGACACCAGTGATGGTCATGGAGGCTGCCTTGTGGGATACATATTTACCCTCTTCCTGGCTCCACAAGCTATCTGAGGGAAATGTGGATCAACTGGTGATGGAGTTGGGAGACGAATCGTTCAATTGGCAGGATCGAGTTCGTCTCGTTCCCTATCGTGGCATTAACCGTAACCACTCCTTTATGCTCGCACTCAAACCGGATCGCGTAGAGGTTCTGATGAATGGGGCACGTTATGTGCATCATCGGGTGCTGATCGGCTTGGATGGGGGAAAGCTGTCAGCAGAGGGAAAATATCGTGCAATCATTCATCCAGATGTGACGGCACGCGCAGAGGGGGCTGCTGAGCCGGACCAGAAGCAGGAACCACGCTTTTGA
- the ftsZ gene encoding cell division protein FtsZ, with product MLEFDFEMESLAQIKVIGVGGGGSNAVNRMIENGVQGVEFITVNTDAQALHLAKSEHKLQIGDKLTRGLGAGANPDVGKKAAEESRELIMNTLKGADMVFVTAGMGGGTGTGAAPVIAEIAKECGALTVGVVTRPFTFEGRKRSNQAELGIEGLKEKVDTLIVIPNDRLLEIVDKKTPMLEAFREADNVLRQAVQGISDLIAVPGLINLDFADVKTIMTERGSALMGIGEATGENRAAEAARKAIMSPLLETSIEGARGVIMNITGGNNLSLYEVNEAAEIVTSASDPEVNMIFGAIIDEELKEEIKVTVIATGFEGKPNQPAPGRKPAANPAAPESAEKGSPNLRPFGNTQSSDQLDIPTFLRNRSRNNNNDN from the coding sequence ATGTTGGAATTTGATTTTGAAATGGAGAGCTTGGCTCAAATTAAAGTGATCGGCGTCGGAGGCGGCGGCAGCAATGCGGTTAACCGAATGATCGAAAATGGTGTTCAGGGTGTGGAGTTTATCACCGTCAACACAGATGCTCAGGCGCTTCATTTAGCGAAATCTGAGCATAAGCTTCAAATTGGTGATAAGCTGACTCGCGGCTTGGGTGCCGGAGCTAATCCGGATGTGGGTAAAAAAGCGGCTGAGGAGTCGCGTGAACTCATTATGAACACACTCAAAGGTGCGGATATGGTATTCGTGACGGCGGGAATGGGTGGCGGTACAGGTACTGGAGCAGCTCCTGTCATTGCTGAAATTGCGAAGGAATGCGGCGCGCTGACTGTAGGCGTTGTAACACGACCATTCACCTTTGAAGGGCGTAAGCGCTCCAACCAAGCCGAGCTGGGCATTGAGGGATTAAAAGAAAAGGTAGACACCTTGATTGTTATCCCGAATGATCGCCTGCTTGAAATTGTGGATAAAAAGACCCCTATGCTGGAAGCATTCCGCGAAGCGGACAATGTTCTTCGTCAGGCGGTACAAGGTATTTCTGATTTGATCGCTGTACCAGGTTTGATCAACCTCGACTTTGCTGACGTGAAAACGATCATGACGGAGCGTGGCTCCGCTTTGATGGGGATTGGTGAAGCAACAGGTGAGAATCGGGCGGCTGAAGCAGCACGCAAGGCAATCATGAGCCCGTTGTTGGAAACATCCATTGAAGGCGCACGGGGTGTGATTATGAACATCACTGGCGGCAACAATCTGTCTTTGTACGAAGTGAATGAAGCAGCTGAAATTGTAACCTCGGCATCCGACCCGGAGGTCAACATGATTTTCGGTGCCATCATTGACGAAGAGTTGAAAGAAGAGATTAAGGTTACCGTCATTGCAACTGGCTTTGAAGGTAAACCAAACCAACCGGCACCGGGGCGTAAACCGGCAGCAAACCCGGCTGCACCTGAATCGGCGGAAAAGGGTTCTCCTAACTTGCGTCCATTCGGAAACACTCAGAGCAGTGATCAACTTGATATTCCGACATTTTTACGTAACCGTTCACGCAATAATAATAACGATAACTAG